Proteins encoded together in one Microcaecilia unicolor chromosome 3, aMicUni1.1, whole genome shotgun sequence window:
- the LOC115464396 gene encoding vomeronasal type-2 receptor 26-like, protein MGIAGIPHGSSPGLWDSRRDPLQVHVNLTGIPSIYYEENYFDYLAFVSAVEEINNSSELLPNITLGFHLYESYRNSFFALGAAINIFTGMDIWVPNYRCKTSGTLAAIIEGLQSEESRQMSNMFRMYHYPQISFISQSLLMSDTFKFPFFYRTVPSELHICAGIVSLLKHFGWTWVGIIASEDENNLRMIQILREEIEQNGGCTAFIETFSQSNSMTLKKIHKIVMDMPSMNVIILCSNEENIFYLPLLVLNPGKIWITKTELNFLLKGIEKVNITILSFAIVKKKIPSFTKFIQEVNFTLLPSDHHTKMWWTGLCDSQCSKDIKRSCSPDVKLSFVRPCNTNYTGKSISVYNAVYALAHALHDMLMSGSRNTTSRTTEMWKLPDYLPWKLHHYLKNVHFKNNLDEEIFFNENRELNTDYNIINLVHLPNGEQHREIVGSYNPYASQGQDFIINEKAIVWDSTFTQTPPEAKCSESCPPGFMKLTRKGEPICCFDCIPCPQGEISNQSDMDNCMKCQEDHWSNHKRDTCIPKLIIFLSDEEALGMALTTSSIFFSLINAIILGILIHYRDTPIVRANNRGISYILLISLMICFLCSLIFIGRPEPVTCILRQTTFGMIFSISLSSILAKTITVVMAFHATKPGSKLRKLMGSRISYTIILSCSLFQFTLCLIWLFTAPPFPYHNMQSETGAIVIECNEGSIIAFYCVLGFLGFLAGICFITAFLSRNLPDSFNEAKYITFSMLVFCSVWLTFIPTYLSTRGKYMVAVEIFAIQASSAGLLGCIFMPKCCIILLRPDMNSRKYLTKNN, encoded by the exons TTATTATGAAGAAAACTATTTTGACTACCTGGCATTTGTTTCTGCAGTGGAGGAGATTAACAATAGCTCAGAGCTCTTACCCAACATCACCCTAGGGTTTCATCTTTATGAATCTTACCGCAATTCATTCTTTGCTTTGGGGGCTGCCATAAATATATTTACTGGTATGGACATATGGGTTCCTAATTATCGCTGCAAAACATCTGGCACATTGGCCGCTATCATTGAAGGTCTTCAATCAGAGGAATCAAGACAGATGTCCAATATGTTCAGGATGTACCACTATCCACAG atcAGTTTCATCTCACAGAGTCTTTTAATGAGTGACACAtttaagtttccttttttctACCGAACTGTCCCCAGTGAACTGCACATTTGTGCTGGGATTGTCAGCTTATTGAAGCATTTTGGTTGGACCTGGGTTGGTATCATTGCATCTGAGGATGAAAACAACCTGAGGATGATTCAAATCCTGAGAGAAGAGATTGAGCAAAATGGTGGCTGTACTGCGTTCATTGAAACCTTCAGTCAGAGCAATTCAATGACATTGaagaaaatacataaaatagtAATGGACATGCCATCAATGAATGTGATCATTCTCTGTTCTAATGAAGAAAATATATTCTATCTACCCCTTCTTGTGTTGAACCCTGGGAAGATATGGATCACCAAAACTGAACTGAATTTTCTCTTGAAAGGTATAGAAAAAGTTAATATAACCATCTTATCATTTGCAATTGTAAAGAAAAAGATACCAAGCTTTACAAAATTTATCCAGGAGGTGAACTTTACCCTGCTTCCAAGTGATCATCACACTAAGATGTGGTGGACAGGCCTATGTGACAGCCAGTGTTCAAAAGACATAAAAAGATCCTGCAGTCCTGATGTAAAATTGTCATTTGTCCGACCCTGTAACACCAACTACACTGGGAAGAGCATTAGTGTATATAACGCTGTGTACGCCCTGGCACACGCACTGCATGACATGCTCATGTCTGGCTCTAGAAACACCACCTCAAGGACTACAGAAATGTGGAAATTACCTGATTACTTGCCATGGAAg CTTCATCATTATCTGAAGAACGTCCACTTTAAGAACAATCTGGATGAAGAGATCTTTTTTAATGAGAATAGAGAACTGAACACTGACTACAATATTATAAATCTGGTCCATCTACCCAATGGAGAGCAGCATCGTGAAATTGTTGGAAGTTATAATCCTTATGCTTCCCAAGGGCAGGATTTCATCATCAATGAGAAGGCAATTGTATGGGACAGTACATTCACCCAG ACACCTCCTGAAGCAAAATGCAGTGAGAGCTGCCCTCCTGGCTTCATGAAATTAACCAGGAAAGGAGAGCCCATCTGCTGCTTTGACTGTATTCCATGTCCACAGGGAGAAATCTCAAACCAAAGTG ATATGGACAACTGTATGAAATGTCAAGAAGACCATTGGTCCAATCACAAGAGAGATACCTGTATCCCTAAATTGATAATTTTCCTGTCCGATGAAGAAGCTCTGGGGATGGCTTTGACTACCAGCAGCATTTTCTTCTCCCTTATCAATGCAATTATTCTGGGAATCCTCATTCATTACAGAGACACACCTATTGTGAGAGCCAATAACCGAGGCATCAGCTATATCCTCCTCATCTCCCTTATGATCTGCTTTCTATGCTCTTTGATTTTCATTGGCCGTCCTGAACCCGTGACCTGCATTCTCCGTCAGACTACCTTTGGGATGATTTTCTCTATCTCACTGTCTTCCATACTGGCAAAAACCATCACTGTGGTTATGGCCTTTCATGCAACAAAGCCTGGAAGCAAGCTCCGGAAATTGATGGGTTCCAGGATCTCATATACTATAATACTTTCCTGCTCTCTTTTTCAATTTACTCTCTGTCTCATCTGGTTGTTTACTGCTCCCCCATTCCCATATCATAACATGCAATCAGAAACTGGGGCAATAGtaattgaatgtaatgaaggatcaattattgcattttactgtgttctgggtTTCCTGGGATTTCTGGCTGGTATCTGCTTCATCACTGCGTTCTTATCAAGAAATCTACCTGACagtttcaatgaggccaagtacaTTACTTTCAGCATGTtggtgttctgcagtgtttggTTGACTTTTATCCCAACATATTTGAGCACAAGAGGAAAATACATGGTAGCAGTGGAGATATTTGCCATACAAGCTTCCAGTGCTGGACTGTTGGGATGTATCTTTATGCCCAAATGTTGCATTATCCTATTGAGGCCCGATATGAATAGCAGGAAATATCTTACAAAAAACAACTGA